The Manis javanica isolate MJ-LG chromosome 2, MJ_LKY, whole genome shotgun sequence genome contains a region encoding:
- the LOC140847790 gene encoding kelch-like protein 29, with amino-acid sequence MPWDTDELPSKQMRKSDNPGTGPWVTTVAAGSQPTLIAHSCGVAQPPTFSPAVNVQAPVIGVTPSLPPRVGPQLPLMPGHYSLPQPPSQPLSSVVVNMPAQALYASPQPLAMSTLPGMGQVARPGPTAVSNGHMAGPLLPPPPLAQPSAALPSNAPTTNGPPTTNSAQGLQMLRTIGVGKYGFTDPGHPKGKSWCHLLPVCPRLCPAPM; translated from the coding sequence GCACAGGGCCATGGGTGACCACGGTGGCCGCCGGAAGCCAGCCCACCCTGATCGCACACTCCTGTGGAGTGGCCCAGCCTCCCACCTTCAGCCCTGCTGTGAACGTCCAGGCCCCGGTCATTGGGGTGACCCCTTCACTGCCTCCCCGCGTGGGGCCCCAGCTCCCGCTGATGCCTGGCCACTACTCGCTCCCACAGCCACCCTCCCAGCCACTGAGCAGCGTGGTGGTCAACATGCCTGCCCAGGCCCTGTATGCCAGCCCGCAACCTCTGGCCATGTCCACGCTGCCCGGAATGGGGCAGGTGGCCCGCCCAGGACCCACTGCTGTGAGCAACGGCCACATGGCAGGGCCCTTGCTGCCTCCACCACCGCTGGCCCAGCCGTCTGCCGCCCTCCCCAGCAATGCCCCCACCACCAATGGGCCACCCACGACCAACTCAGCCCAGGGGCTGCAGATGCTACGGACCATTGGCGTGGGGAAGTATGGGTTCACCGACCCCGGGCACCCCAAAGGTAAGTCCTGGTGCCACCTGCTCCCTGTGTGCCCACGTCTGTGCCCCGCCCCCATGTGA